A single genomic interval of Gallus gallus isolate bGalGal1 chromosome 10, bGalGal1.mat.broiler.GRCg7b, whole genome shotgun sequence harbors:
- the CCDC33 gene encoding coiled-coil domain-containing protein 33 isoform X1, with protein sequence MPPTPHATSGSTPVAPAGDQVGDSPRVRWWALPRLLHGSAGPTQTAGPDVPSQLSRDAVALPPPDAVSSILPRTQQRSQNVHQEREVSRYRLALRRMAGDLVSLHQRVTSLEVENGHLRHSLAGRQEPGRALLTDGDVDVMTREEVLDRLATLKEELVSSTAEMRQLRDRVQRLQNELIRKNDQEKELVLLQRAHRQQQGALRRCREEVARTKGLEEMVRQQEKVIRVMERMLQEKLSRSAEKPAGEAPAGELHALLLAENRRLREELARPPSPPLPPSTPRPPQNTFGGTEKLSLLAKLEEAQTRGRAMERQLEEAARRWAREKQELGTRLLEKDHGFGGSAPRLLHATTLKRPPDLTLPPRRPRTLDPLP encoded by the exons ATGCCACCGACACCACACGCAACCTCGGGCTCCACTCCGGTGGCACCCGCAGGTGACCAGGTTGGGGACAGCCCCCGGGTGAGGTGGTGGGCACTCCCCCGTTTGCTGCATGGCTCAGCGGGGCCCACACAGACTGCTGGCCCTGATGTCCCCTCGCAGCTCAGCCGGGATGCCGTGGCCCTGCCACCACCTGATGCCGTGTCCAGCATCCTGCCCAGGACGCAGCAGAG GTCCCAGAATGTCCACCAGGAGCGG GAGGTGAGCAGGTACCGCCTGGCGCTGAGACGTATGGCGGGTGACCTTGTGTCCCTGCACCAGCGCGTCACCAGCCTGGAGGTAGAGAATGGACACCTACGGCACAGCCTGGCTGGGCGTCAGGAGCCGGGCCGTGCTCTGCTCACTGATGGGGACGTGGATGTCATGACCCGAGAAGAGGTCCTGGACCGGTTGG CCACCCTGAAGGAAGAACTGGTGTCCAGCACAGCGGAGATGCGGCAGCTGAGGGACCGCGTGCAGCGGCTGCAGAATGAGCTGATCCGG aaGAACGATCAGGAGAAGGAGCTGGTGCTGCTCCAGCGagcccacagacagcagcaaggTGCCCTGCGGCGGTGCCGGGAGGAGGTGGCCAGGACGAAGGGCCTGGAGGAGATGGTGAGGCAGCAGGAGAAG GTGATCAGGGTGATGGAGCggatgctgcaggagaagctctCCAGGAGTGCTGAGAAGCCAGCAG GTGAAGCCCCAGCTGGGGAGCTGcatgccctgctgctggctgagaaCCGCCGGCTGCGGGAGGAGCTGGCAAGGCCTCcatcccccccattgccccctaGCACCCCACGGCCCCCACAGAACACCTTCGGTGGCACAGAGAAGCTGTCCCTTCTGGCCAAGCTAGAGGAGGCACAAACCCGTGGGCGAGCAATGGAGAGGCAG CTGGAGGAGGCGGCGAGGAGATGGGCACGAGagaagcaggagctgggcaCTAGGCTGCTGGAGAAGGACCATGGCTTtgggggctcagccccacgccTTCTGCATGCCACCACCTTG AAACGGCCCCCAGACCTCACCTTACCCCCCAGGAGACCCCGGACCCTGGACCCACTGCCCTAA